The following coding sequences are from one Triticum aestivum cultivar Chinese Spring chromosome 5A, IWGSC CS RefSeq v2.1, whole genome shotgun sequence window:
- the LOC123104098 gene encoding uncharacterized protein isoform X1, translating into MDKNMQREREVMDKNLKQERATMDRMRKEERAAMKQMMKEERAAMDQRLKHFHDDMDLKLKQERKNLDHAMQLERGRMEFNIMQARANMDLMLKQERNDMNHKTKMEEIRMEGNIMQDRVLQLERGKMGFNNIQTRVGMDLNLPHDRNDLDYKAKMEETRMEGNTIQDHANTRLKDDKAKMEEIRMKEGMMQDHASTGTKEQQDIPTPEQSVSSVPLQVEQEICTPEQSISSYVVVMQFIVHVDEELSHVPEAYHNKKPGMMTVLEPAKVDWQIMVKNLRYHGYKGEADLYYIKPGCVPPKGMVKMSGQHDVDEMLHTLEGIKKCHLYIVKNCAFPNYSDDDMSEQDMSEEDIYACGYMDIGERDMGEYGSLPKRKKIADNNTKKALDFGSSDEPLQ; encoded by the exons ATGGACAAGAATATGCAGCGGGAGCGAGAGGTGATGGACAAGAATCTGAAGCAGGAGCGGGCAACCATGGACCGCATGAGGAAGGAGGAGCGTGCAGCCATGAAACAGATGATGAAAGAGGAGCGTGCAGCCATGGATCAGAGGTTGAAGCATTTCCATGACGATATGGACCTAAAGTTGAAGCAGGAGCGTAAGAACTTGGATCACGCTATGCAGCTCGAGCGTGGCAGGATGGAATTCAATATCATGCAGGCGCGTGCAAACATGGACCTTATGTTGAAGCAGGAGCGTAATGACATGAATCACAAGACCAAGATGGAGGAGATCCGCATGGAAGGGAATATAATGCAAGACCGCGTTCTACAACTCGAGCGTGGTAAGATGGGCTTCAATAACATCCAGACGCGTGTGGGCATGGACCTTAACTTACCACATGACCGCAATGATCTGGATTACAAGGCCAAGATGGAGGAGACCCGCATGGAAGGAAATACGATACAAGACCATGCTAATACACGCCTGAAG GATGACAAGGCCAAGATGGAGGAGATCCGCATGAAAGAGGGTATGATGCAAGACCATGCTAGTACAGGCACGAAG GAACAACAAGACATCCCTACACCAGAGCAATCTGTCTCATCAGTACCTCTACAGGTAGAACAAGAGATCTGTACACCAGAGCAATCTATCTCATCCTAC GTAGTTGTAATGCAATTTATTGTTCATGTGGACGAAGAACTTTCTCATGTTCCTGAAGCATACCACAACAAGAAACCTGGTATGATGACAGTACTTGAACCTGCCAAGGTGGACTGGCAGATAATGGTGAAAAATTTGCGTTACCATGGGTACAAAGGGGAAGCAGATTTGTACTACATCAAGCCTGGGTGCGTACCACCAAAAGGAATGGTAAAGATGTCAGGCCAGCATGACGTCGATGAAATGTTGCACACTTTAGAAGGGATAAAGAAATGTCATTTGTACATTGTGAAGAATTGTGCATTCCCAAATTATAGCGACGATGACATGTCTGAACAG GACATGTCCGAAGAAGACATATATGCATGTGGGTACATGGATATCGGCGAGAGGGACATGGGCGAATATGGGTCATTGCCCAAAAGGAAGAAAATTGCAGATAACAATACGAAGAAAGCATTGGATTTCGGCAGCAGTGATGAGCCTCTTCAGTAG
- the LOC123104098 gene encoding uncharacterized protein isoform X3 — translation MDKNMQREREVMDKNLKQERATMDRMRKEERAAMKQMMKEERAAMDQRLKHFHDDMDLKLKQERKNLDHAMQLERGRMEFNIMQARANMDLMLKQERNDMNHKTKMEEIRMEGNIMQDRVLQLERDYKAKMEETRMEGNTIQDHANTRLKDDKAKMEEIRMKEGMMQDHASTGTKEQQDIPTPEQSVSSVPLQVEQEICTPEQSISSYVVVMQFIVHVDEELSHVPEAYHNKKPGMMTVLEPAKVDWQIMVKNLRYHGYKGEADLYYIKPGCVPPKGMVKMSGQHDVDEMLHTLEGIKKCHLYIVKNCAFPNYSDDDMSEQDMSEEDIYACGYMDIGERDMGEYGSLPKRKKIADNNTKKALDFGSSDEPLQ, via the exons ATGGACAAGAATATGCAGCGGGAGCGAGAGGTGATGGACAAGAATCTGAAGCAGGAGCGGGCAACCATGGACCGCATGAGGAAGGAGGAGCGTGCAGCCATGAAACAGATGATGAAAGAGGAGCGTGCAGCCATGGATCAGAGGTTGAAGCATTTCCATGACGATATGGACCTAAAGTTGAAGCAGGAGCGTAAGAACTTGGATCACGCTATGCAGCTCGAGCGTGGCAGGATGGAATTCAATATCATGCAGGCGCGTGCAAACATGGACCTTATGTTGAAGCAGGAGCGTAATGACATGAATCACAAGACCAAGATGGAGGAGATCCGCATGGAAGGGAATATAATGCAAGACCGCGTTCTACAACTCGAGCGTG ATTACAAGGCCAAGATGGAGGAGACCCGCATGGAAGGAAATACGATACAAGACCATGCTAATACACGCCTGAAG GATGACAAGGCCAAGATGGAGGAGATCCGCATGAAAGAGGGTATGATGCAAGACCATGCTAGTACAGGCACGAAG GAACAACAAGACATCCCTACACCAGAGCAATCTGTCTCATCAGTACCTCTACAGGTAGAACAAGAGATCTGTACACCAGAGCAATCTATCTCATCCTAC GTAGTTGTAATGCAATTTATTGTTCATGTGGACGAAGAACTTTCTCATGTTCCTGAAGCATACCACAACAAGAAACCTGGTATGATGACAGTACTTGAACCTGCCAAGGTGGACTGGCAGATAATGGTGAAAAATTTGCGTTACCATGGGTACAAAGGGGAAGCAGATTTGTACTACATCAAGCCTGGGTGCGTACCACCAAAAGGAATGGTAAAGATGTCAGGCCAGCATGACGTCGATGAAATGTTGCACACTTTAGAAGGGATAAAGAAATGTCATTTGTACATTGTGAAGAATTGTGCATTCCCAAATTATAGCGACGATGACATGTCTGAACAG GACATGTCCGAAGAAGACATATATGCATGTGGGTACATGGATATCGGCGAGAGGGACATGGGCGAATATGGGTCATTGCCCAAAAGGAAGAAAATTGCAGATAACAATACGAAGAAAGCATTGGATTTCGGCAGCAGTGATGAGCCTCTTCAGTAG
- the LOC123104098 gene encoding uncharacterized protein isoform X2 has protein sequence MDKNMQREREVMDKNLKQERATMDRMRKEERAAMKQMMKEERAAMDQRLKHFHDDMDLKLKQERKNLDHAMQLERGRMEFNIMQARANMDLMLKQERNDMNHKTKMEEIRMEGNIMQDRVLQLERDYKAKMEETRMEGNTIQDHANTRLKQAQQDDKAKMEEIRMKEGMMQDHASTGTKEQQDIPTPEQSVSSVPLQVEQEICTPEQSISSYVVVMQFIVHVDEELSHVPEAYHNKKPGMMTVLEPAKVDWQIMVKNLRYHGYKGEADLYYIKPGCVPPKGMVKMSGQHDVDEMLHTLEGIKKCHLYIVKNCAFPNYSDDDMSEQDMSEEDIYACGYMDIGERDMGEYGSLPKRKKIADNNTKKALDFGSSDEPLQ, from the exons ATGGACAAGAATATGCAGCGGGAGCGAGAGGTGATGGACAAGAATCTGAAGCAGGAGCGGGCAACCATGGACCGCATGAGGAAGGAGGAGCGTGCAGCCATGAAACAGATGATGAAAGAGGAGCGTGCAGCCATGGATCAGAGGTTGAAGCATTTCCATGACGATATGGACCTAAAGTTGAAGCAGGAGCGTAAGAACTTGGATCACGCTATGCAGCTCGAGCGTGGCAGGATGGAATTCAATATCATGCAGGCGCGTGCAAACATGGACCTTATGTTGAAGCAGGAGCGTAATGACATGAATCACAAGACCAAGATGGAGGAGATCCGCATGGAAGGGAATATAATGCAAGACCGCGTTCTACAACTCGAGCGTG ATTACAAGGCCAAGATGGAGGAGACCCGCATGGAAGGAAATACGATACAAGACCATGCTAATACACGCCTGAAG CAGGCTCAGCAGGATGACAAGGCCAAGATGGAGGAGATCCGCATGAAAGAGGGTATGATGCAAGACCATGCTAGTACAGGCACGAAG GAACAACAAGACATCCCTACACCAGAGCAATCTGTCTCATCAGTACCTCTACAGGTAGAACAAGAGATCTGTACACCAGAGCAATCTATCTCATCCTAC GTAGTTGTAATGCAATTTATTGTTCATGTGGACGAAGAACTTTCTCATGTTCCTGAAGCATACCACAACAAGAAACCTGGTATGATGACAGTACTTGAACCTGCCAAGGTGGACTGGCAGATAATGGTGAAAAATTTGCGTTACCATGGGTACAAAGGGGAAGCAGATTTGTACTACATCAAGCCTGGGTGCGTACCACCAAAAGGAATGGTAAAGATGTCAGGCCAGCATGACGTCGATGAAATGTTGCACACTTTAGAAGGGATAAAGAAATGTCATTTGTACATTGTGAAGAATTGTGCATTCCCAAATTATAGCGACGATGACATGTCTGAACAG GACATGTCCGAAGAAGACATATATGCATGTGGGTACATGGATATCGGCGAGAGGGACATGGGCGAATATGGGTCATTGCCCAAAAGGAAGAAAATTGCAGATAACAATACGAAGAAAGCATTGGATTTCGGCAGCAGTGATGAGCCTCTTCAGTAG
- the LOC123101408 gene encoding heavy metal-associated isoprenylated plant protein 41 codes for MAGASPESGAQNAAVKRVGHYSSIQTILLVGEGDLSFSRAIAAGFGSGANLVVTSLEDYDSLTDKYPEAKSNLAELEKLGAVILHGVDAHTMRLHPDLKLKRFDRILLEHQKVVKAFFESAGHLLRPYGEVHVSHKTKPPYDKWDLRRLAADSGLYQVKEAPFRAADYPGYNNKRGDGKDCDQPFMLGECSTFMFRKGYLNMIERPSHSLPLAPVWQGCHPYVPFNMYGMPPGSGFLPQYAAAQPGYALEYAPQQNSNMAGIMQQDQFSHQRMLIRKFGTHPC; via the exons ATGGCGGGGGCTTCGCCGGAGAGTGGCGCGCAAAATGCCGCGGTTAAGCGGGTGGGGCACTACTCGTCGATTCAGACCATCCTGCTCGTCGGCGAAGGGGACCTCTCCTTCTCCCGGGCTATCGCCGCCGGGTTCGGCTCCGGCGCCAACCTCGTCGTCACTTCCCTCGAAGACTATG ATTCTCTGACGGACAAGTACCCTGAAGCAAAATCGAATTTGGCAGAGCTCGAAAAGCTGGGGGCAGTAATTCTGCATGGAGTGGATGCACATACCATGAGGCTTCATCCTGATCTCAAGCTGAAAAGGTTCGACAGGATCCTTTT GGAGCACCAAAAGGTAGTGAAGGCCTTCTTCGAAAGCGCGGGCCACCTCCTTCGTCCTTACGGTGAAGTTCATGTCAGCCACAAGACAAAACCCCCTTACGACAAGTGGGACCTTCGAAGACTTGCCGCGGATTCTGGTCTTTATCAGGTCAAAGAAGCCCCCTTCCGTGCAGCAGACTATCCTGGCTACAACAACAAAAGAGGAGATGGCAAGGATTGCGACCAACCTTTCATGCTTGGGGAATGCAGCACGTTCATGTTCAGAAAGGGGTATCTGAACATGATTGAAAG GCCTTCCCATTCACTTCCACTTGCTCCAGTGTGGCAGGGGTGTCACCCTTATGTTCCGTTTAACATGTATGGCATGCCGCCAGGCTCAGGATTCCTCCCACAATATGCTGCTGCTCAGCCAG GATATGCACTAGAATACGCTCCCCAGCAGAATAGCAACATGGCAGGTATCATGCAACAGGACCAATTTTCGCATCAGAGAATGCTGATACGGAAGTTTGGTACACATCCCTGCTGA
- the LOC123107204 gene encoding heavy metal-associated isoprenylated plant protein 41-like — protein MARLRKRKRGTGRGRGVRWLSHYSSGQSILIVGDGDFSFSLALAAAFGTGRNIVATSLDSYEALSRKYIKAQSNLMRLKRMHATVLHGIDANTMKGHTDLKMRLFDRIVFNFSHAGFSGRECEMHVIRSHRELVRGFFGNARELLQPYGEIHISNKTGHPYDRWDIEQLASESSLAMIDIVSFQKQDYPGYNPKRGSGAKPNKPFPLGDCSTYKFIAKHNDAQEERACCSYICQDTYVSPYFDYASGLAALGAGNGGHLAY, from the exons ATGGcaaggctgcggaagaggaagagggggacggggagggggaggggcgtgaGGTGGCTGAGCCACTACTCATCGGGGCAAAGCATTCTGATCGTCGGAGACGGGGATTTCTCCTTCTCGCTggctctcgccgccgcgttcgggaCGGGCCGGAACATCGTCGCGACGTCGCTGGACTCCTATG AGGCTCTGTCTCGCAAGTATATCAAAGCACAATCAAATTTAATGCGGTTGAAGAGAATGCATGCCACGGTTTTGCATGGTATCGATGCAAATACAATGAAGGGACATACTGATCTGAAGATGAGACTATTTGATCGGATTGTCTTTAATTTTTCTCATGCTGGATTCAGTGGAAGAGAGTGTGAGATGCACGTCATCAG ATCGCACAGGGAGCTGGTGAGGGGGTTCTTTGGCAACGCGCGAGAGCTGCTTCAGCCGTATGGTGAAATCCACATTAGCAACAAGACAGGACATCCTTACGACCGGTGGGATATTGAGCAACTCGCCTCAGAATCTTCTCTGGCTATGATTGACATAGTTAGTTTCCAGAAACAAGACTACCCTGGCTATAACCCGAAGAGAGGAAGCGGTGCAAAGCCCAACAAACCATTCCCTCTTGGTGACTGCAGCACATACAAGTTCATCGCGAAACATAATGATGCTCAAGAAGAACGTGCATGTTGCTCCTACATTTGCCAAGATACATATGTCTCGCCGTACTTTGACTATGCGAGCGGTCTCGCCGCACTCGGAGCTGGGAATGGGGGGCACCTTGCATACTGA
- the LOC123104101 gene encoding protein FAR1-RELATED SEQUENCE 5, giving the protein MTSIPPSSLRRRLPLTIPHACRRQWNKFRHSKISVRQNIQEDMADISAECMAKYDDIVSRMFDSEEEGFEFYNKYALEKGFSVRKGYVEWDEANEKIILRKLVCTREGCHEEKHMKRKREDRKRKPRNITRVGCKAKFVIARVAKTGHWFVKDFIDEHNHPLAPRDLACFLRSHRRISDEQKADIIEMQSVGIRKHKIMDVLCMQSGGYDHVGCMLRDIYNFCHRYKQEIVAAGDAQTVIRHMMARQERDPDYFFKYLVDKDGHLKGLFWSDTQSRLDYEAFGDVVVFDSTYRTNKYNLSFVPFVGLNHHRNTVIFGCGIISHETNEAYEWMLRTFSEAMSQKHPISVITDGDLAMQRAIRVVWPDSYHRLCVCTFSRTSYAICMMMRLGKNSDLSYMTRLLLKSMRENG; this is encoded by the exons ATGACGAGTATCCCTCCCAGCTCCCTGCGCCGCCGTCTGCCTCTGACGATTCCGCACGCGTGTAGGCGACAGTGGAACAAATTCAGACATTCAAAGATATCCGTCCGTCAAAATATTCAG GAAGATATGGCCGATATAAGTGCTGAGTGTATGGCTAAGTACGACGACATTGTCAGCAGGATGTTTGATAGCGAGGAAGAGGGTTTTGAGTTCTATAACAAGTATGCTCTTGAGAAAGGCTTTAGTGTGAGGAAAGGATATGTTGAGTGGGATGAAGCGAACGAGAAGATAATTCTGAGAAAACTTGTCTGTACTCGTGAAGGTTGCCATGAAGAGAAGCACatgaagaggaagagagaagataggAAGAGGAAGCCACGGAATATCACTCGTGTGGGGTGTAAAGCGAAATTTGTCATTGCAAGAGTCGCGAAAACAGGGCATTGGTTTGTGAAGGATTTCATCGATGAACACAACCATCCTTTGGCCCCACGAGACCTTGCTTGCTTTTTGCGTTCCCACAGAAGAATCAGTGACGAGCAGAAAGCGGACATTATAGAGATGCAAAGTGTTGGAATCCGGAAACACAAAATCATGGATGTGTTGTGCATGCAGTCTGGTGGATATGACCATGTTGGATGCATGTTGAGGGACATCTATAACTTCTGTCACCGCTACAAGCAGGAAATAGTCGCTGCCGGTGATGCTCAGACGGTGATCCGTCACATGATGGCGCGGCAAGAGAGAGACCCAGATTATTTCTTCAAATACTTGGTTGATAAAGATGGGCATCTGAAGGGATTGTTCTGGTCCGATACTCAATCCCGCcttgactacgaggctttcggCGATGTTGTGGTTTTTGATAGCACATACAGGACCAATAAGTATAATCTGTCGTTTGTTCcgtttgtcgggttgaatcaccaccgcaACACAGTTATCTTTGGATGCGGGATAATTTCTCATGAAACTAACGAGGCGTACGAGTGGATGTTGCGGACATTTTCTGAAGCCATGTCGCAGAAGCATCCGATATCTGTAATCACTGACGGGGACCTTGCAATGCAAAGAGCGATCAGGGTGGTGTGGCCTGACTCATACCACAGGCTGTGCGTATGCACATTCAGCAGAACATCgtacgccatctgcatgatgaTGAGGTTAGGGAAGAATTCAGATCTTTCATATATGACTCGTCTTCTATTGAAGAGCATGAGAGAAAATGGATAG